One stretch of Nocardia mangyaensis DNA includes these proteins:
- a CDS encoding esterase/lipase family protein, whose translation MRRSVVAAALIVGVAVGHGLAATPAAAEPGVASDLQSLAEAVSEGLKPSSDGRQPKAIVDSGGSSGSGSGSSGSGSGSASGSASGSSSGYGHSTAAAPTGQGPELSAPLAAFAYGLVSPDVAPAGANNWDCKPSAAHPRPVVLLHGTWLNAFDTFSYLSPQLARAGFCVFALNFGRSGLIEGGGVGAILPGRYGVGPIEESSVQVADFIDRVRTTTGADKVDIVGHSQGGTVANHYLKFEGGADKVDKLVTYGATHHGTTLMGIATLGRAINNLGIDVLGFGEPIIGIANIQQTVGSPFYATLNAKGDTVPGVDYTAVASRWDEVTNPYDLAFLKAGEGATVRNITLQEGCEQDLSDHLTLMYSPRSASIALNALDPVNHPALNCSFNPWLIGGSGKL comes from the coding sequence ATGCGCCGGTCCGTTGTGGCCGCCGCGCTCATCGTGGGGGTCGCCGTCGGGCACGGACTCGCAGCCACGCCCGCCGCCGCGGAGCCCGGCGTCGCCTCGGACTTGCAGTCTCTGGCCGAGGCGGTCAGCGAGGGGCTCAAGCCCTCGTCAGACGGCAGACAACCCAAGGCGATCGTCGATTCGGGCGGTAGCTCGGGCAGCGGTTCCGGTAGTTCGGGCAGTGGATCAGGCAGCGCGTCCGGGAGCGCCTCGGGCAGCAGTTCCGGGTATGGACACAGCACGGCCGCGGCGCCTACCGGTCAGGGCCCGGAACTGAGCGCCCCGCTGGCCGCCTTCGCTTACGGGCTGGTCAGCCCCGATGTCGCCCCTGCGGGCGCGAACAACTGGGATTGCAAGCCCAGCGCTGCCCATCCGCGCCCGGTGGTGCTGTTGCACGGCACCTGGCTCAACGCCTTCGACACCTTCAGCTACCTCTCACCGCAACTCGCGCGAGCCGGGTTCTGTGTGTTCGCCCTGAACTTCGGGCGCTCGGGTCTCATCGAGGGTGGCGGTGTCGGCGCGATTCTGCCCGGTCGTTACGGTGTCGGACCCATCGAGGAGTCCTCTGTCCAGGTCGCTGACTTCATCGACCGGGTACGTACGACGACCGGTGCGGACAAGGTCGACATCGTGGGCCACTCCCAAGGCGGCACCGTCGCGAACCATTACCTGAAGTTCGAAGGTGGCGCGGACAAGGTCGACAAGCTGGTCACCTACGGTGCCACCCACCACGGCACCACCCTGATGGGCATCGCGACGCTCGGTCGGGCGATCAACAACCTCGGCATCGATGTTCTCGGGTTCGGCGAACCGATCATCGGGATTGCGAACATTCAGCAGACGGTCGGGTCTCCGTTCTACGCCACGCTCAACGCGAAGGGCGACACCGTTCCTGGTGTCGACTACACCGCGGTGGCATCGCGCTGGGACGAGGTCACCAACCCCTATGACCTTGCGTTCCTCAAAGCAGGTGAGGGCGCGACGGTCCGCAACATCACCCTGCAGGAAGGGTGCGAACAGGACCTGTCCGATCACCTGACCCTGATGTATTCACCGCGCTCGGCCTCTATCGCTCTCAACGCCCTCGACCCCGTCAACCACCCGGCCCTGAACTGCTCGTTCAACCCGTGGTTGATCGGTGGCAGCGGAAAACTGTGA
- a CDS encoding PucR family transcriptional regulator, which yields MTAAHIEVDSPAQPAPATDRIAHKILETIPRRSRRGNVLRDEISAIVADCLALVSDTEPTQHGRRISRIRPAAARWASIGVPIETVQQHVHAGFRLHLDDLEACGAPFDEVHRLMDALSSVTATVSTIYMEVAPPHDDRGGYVAHTLLSGRYTTRATREHGAPLDERYTVLAVAADRSGRGAVSPCEFREMLSARFGQPMPGLESRFGATILVPESFAIEKIRQVVKRTSLTVVGVTVDRDRVRCAAEEAHELLDVAIRLHHPPGMYEIEDLAIEYQLTRPGPGRDRLEVFLDPVAEFPDLIATLRVHINNGLSRRLTARETHIHMNTVDYRLRRIYELVGLDARNPKLIWLLQAALIVRDYQAVDQPTSTAV from the coding sequence ATGACCGCCGCCCATATCGAGGTCGACTCGCCGGCGCAACCCGCGCCGGCGACCGACCGGATCGCACACAAGATCCTCGAAACCATCCCCCGTCGCAGCCGACGAGGAAACGTTCTGCGCGACGAGATCAGCGCCATCGTCGCCGACTGCCTGGCACTGGTCTCCGACACAGAGCCAACACAGCACGGCCGCCGGATCTCGCGTATTCGTCCGGCCGCCGCACGCTGGGCGAGCATCGGTGTACCGATCGAAACAGTGCAGCAACATGTGCACGCAGGGTTCCGGCTACACCTCGACGATCTCGAAGCCTGCGGTGCGCCCTTCGACGAAGTCCATCGACTGATGGACGCGTTGAGCTCGGTGACCGCGACGGTGTCGACGATCTATATGGAGGTCGCACCGCCTCACGACGATCGCGGCGGGTACGTGGCTCACACGCTGCTCAGCGGCCGCTATACGACCAGAGCTACTCGTGAGCACGGTGCGCCACTCGATGAGCGCTACACCGTGCTCGCGGTGGCCGCCGATCGGTCCGGGCGCGGGGCGGTATCACCGTGCGAGTTCCGAGAAATGCTGTCGGCACGATTCGGGCAGCCGATGCCGGGTTTGGAGTCCCGTTTCGGCGCAACGATTCTCGTGCCGGAGTCCTTCGCCATCGAGAAGATCCGCCAGGTGGTCAAACGGACCTCACTCACCGTGGTGGGGGTGACTGTCGACCGAGACCGGGTTCGCTGCGCCGCTGAGGAGGCACACGAACTGTTGGATGTGGCGATACGCCTGCATCACCCGCCGGGCATGTACGAGATCGAAGACCTCGCGATCGAGTATCAACTGACTCGGCCAGGGCCTGGGCGGGATCGTCTCGAGGTGTTCCTCGATCCGGTGGCCGAGTTCCCGGACTTGATCGCCACGCTGCGTGTCCATATCAACAACGGCCTCAGCCGCAGGCTCACCGCACGCGAAACCCATATCCACATGAACACCGTCGACTACAGGCTCCGCCGGATCTACGAGCTCGTGGGACTCGATGCGCGCAATCCCAAGCTCATCTGGCTGCTTCAAGCCGCACTGATCGTGCGCGACTACCAAGCGGTCGACCAGCCCACCAGCACGGCCGTCTAG
- a CDS encoding lipase family protein, giving the protein MSSPRVSDAAPPTLTDNPAARAIRPESDEFYCPPADFATRPPGTILRTRVTEIALFGLIPQRLSAWQLLYRTSDLHRAPEVAVTTVLLPADAEAIARPLVSFQCAIDGVSSNCFPSYALRRGAQALGAIPQLELPVIAEALARGWAVSIPDHGGMGGHFGVAREPGYRALDAARAALAFEPLSLSPTTEVGLWGYSGGGLATAWAAEVAADYAPELNIVGAVAGSPVGDPGATFVRLNGSLMSGFSTVCVAALQRAYPELEQLLANHAKPEFHTLLADAASRTTLALLSRFAGKNLDRYSESSFAELLDRPEMRAVLDDIRPGAQAPSMPVLIIQGVNDELIAVQDVDRHVERYRHAGAHVHYVRDRLSMHLALLYLGTPLTMAWLADRFEGHTLPPSTTTTVWSLTWRGPDVMAHLRFAALFVRMLCSRPISQRHK; this is encoded by the coding sequence ATGAGCTCACCCCGCGTGTCGGATGCTGCGCCCCCGACGCTCACCGACAATCCCGCCGCCCGAGCGATCCGCCCGGAAAGCGACGAGTTCTACTGCCCACCCGCGGATTTCGCGACCCGACCGCCGGGTACGATCCTGCGCACCCGCGTCACCGAGATCGCCTTGTTCGGTCTGATCCCTCAGCGGTTGTCGGCCTGGCAACTGCTCTACCGCACCAGCGATCTGCACCGCGCCCCCGAGGTCGCAGTCACCACGGTGCTGCTTCCGGCCGACGCCGAAGCCATCGCGCGCCCGCTGGTGTCGTTTCAATGCGCGATCGACGGTGTCAGCTCGAACTGCTTCCCCTCCTACGCCCTACGCCGGGGCGCGCAAGCACTGGGGGCGATTCCGCAACTGGAGTTACCGGTCATCGCCGAAGCCCTAGCCAGAGGCTGGGCGGTCTCGATCCCCGATCACGGAGGCATGGGCGGGCATTTCGGAGTCGCGCGCGAACCCGGCTATCGCGCCCTCGACGCCGCCCGCGCGGCACTGGCTTTCGAACCACTGAGCCTATCGCCCACCACCGAGGTCGGCCTGTGGGGCTATTCCGGCGGAGGGCTTGCGACCGCGTGGGCGGCAGAAGTCGCCGCGGACTACGCACCGGAACTCAACATCGTCGGCGCGGTCGCGGGCTCACCCGTCGGCGATCCCGGGGCCACCTTCGTCCGGCTCAACGGCTCCCTGATGTCAGGGTTCTCCACGGTCTGCGTCGCGGCATTGCAGCGCGCCTACCCAGAACTCGAGCAACTACTGGCCAACCACGCCAAACCCGAATTCCACACCCTGCTCGCCGACGCCGCCTCGCGCACCACCTTGGCATTGTTGTCGCGATTCGCGGGCAAGAACCTCGACCGCTACAGCGAGTCCAGCTTCGCCGAACTGCTGGACCGGCCCGAGATGCGCGCTGTCCTCGACGACATCCGCCCCGGGGCGCAGGCGCCCTCGATGCCGGTCCTGATCATTCAAGGTGTCAACGACGAACTGATCGCCGTCCAAGATGTGGACCGCCACGTCGAGCGATACCGGCACGCCGGCGCACATGTGCACTACGTCCGCGACCGCCTGAGTATGCACCTCGCCCTGCTCTACCTCGGCACCCCGTTGACCATGGCTTGGCTGGCCGATCGATTCGAGGGCCACACTCTGCCGCCCAGTACCACCACGACGGTGTGGTCACTCACCTGGCGCGGACCCGATGTCATGGCCCACCTACGATTCGCCGCACTATTCGTCCGGATGCTGTGCAGCAGGCCCATTTCCCAACGTCACAAGTAA
- a CDS encoding tyrosine-type recombinase/integrase, with amino-acid sequence MELFFTGRSRLPADGNVSGISQPELAQLLARRLVPDGLPVLLDSAMRPVEPLSSWFRHLALLGRSPKTMRKYAYVTLRLHEFLAGRGRDLLSATESDLLEYRLLRTRVQAEPISRVTWEPEATAINRLYDWLVSEQRIPRSPWRQLRGRDTFRNSIPRDMRIRHMTLEQYLYFRDVGLAGMRPDATVDPSFRGRSPHRSRAGVELALLTGMRVGEWSTILLPELGLDPVVNQAIDPKGVVFRLAACAKYERPRDVYVPRSAVETVLIYMRMERTHVVAAAQRTLIKRRADLFVVDVQQQGRGKLRGVLDGVTVTHTIADMPMLLRRITVVDTGVGLEPLAVFVGAGGQMPQPSTWDKVRWRAWDRMRTHAGHPDAAVLPSNPWLYHDLRHTFALRLLMFLMHKAVEGVVGSELPMATLIDHVAANPLLEVQRRMGHSNPSTTYVYLRYLKDPMQDVDAAFAEWTDHDASYSEIARHVMRLPGGESHATQR; translated from the coding sequence GTGGAGTTGTTCTTCACCGGTCGATCGCGGCTGCCAGCGGATGGGAATGTCTCGGGCATCTCGCAGCCGGAGCTGGCGCAGCTGCTGGCGCGCCGCCTGGTACCCGACGGCCTGCCGGTGCTGCTGGATTCGGCCATGCGGCCGGTGGAGCCACTGTCGTCGTGGTTCCGCCATCTGGCGCTGCTCGGTCGCAGCCCGAAGACGATGCGCAAGTACGCCTACGTCACGCTGCGGTTGCATGAATTTCTGGCCGGTCGCGGCCGCGACCTCTTGTCAGCGACCGAGTCGGATCTGTTGGAGTACCGGCTATTGCGCACTCGCGTGCAGGCGGAGCCGATCTCTCGCGTGACCTGGGAGCCTGAGGCGACCGCCATTAACAGGCTCTATGACTGGCTGGTGAGCGAGCAGCGCATCCCGAGATCGCCGTGGCGCCAGCTGCGCGGCCGAGATACCTTCCGCAACAGCATCCCCCGTGACATGCGGATTCGGCATATGACGCTGGAGCAGTATCTCTACTTCCGTGATGTCGGGTTGGCTGGCATGCGGCCGGATGCCACGGTGGACCCGTCGTTTCGGGGCCGATCGCCGCACCGCAGCCGTGCTGGTGTCGAGCTGGCTCTGCTCACGGGAATGCGGGTTGGCGAGTGGTCCACGATCCTTCTGCCCGAGCTCGGATTGGACCCGGTCGTGAACCAGGCGATCGACCCGAAGGGCGTCGTCTTCCGGCTGGCGGCGTGTGCGAAGTACGAGCGACCCCGAGATGTGTATGTCCCGCGGTCGGCGGTCGAGACGGTGCTGATCTACATGCGGATGGAACGGACCCACGTGGTGGCTGCGGCCCAACGCACCCTGATCAAACGCCGAGCGGATCTGTTCGTCGTCGACGTCCAGCAACAGGGCCGCGGCAAGCTGCGCGGGGTACTGGACGGCGTGACCGTGACGCATACGATCGCGGACATGCCAATGTTGTTGCGACGCATCACTGTTGTCGACACTGGTGTCGGGTTGGAGCCGCTGGCGGTGTTCGTCGGAGCCGGTGGGCAGATGCCGCAGCCGTCGACGTGGGACAAGGTCCGCTGGCGTGCATGGGATCGCATGCGTACCCACGCTGGGCATCCCGATGCAGCTGTGCTGCCATCGAATCCGTGGCTGTACCACGATCTGCGGCACACGTTCGCGCTCCGTCTGCTGATGTTCCTCATGCACAAGGCTGTGGAGGGCGTGGTCGGCTCGGAACTGCCAATGGCCACGCTCATCGACCATGTCGCCGCGAATCCGTTGCTCGAGGTTCAGCGCCGAATGGGCCACTCGAATCCCTCGACAACCTACGTCTACCTTCGGTATCTGAAGGATCCGATGCAGGATGTCGACGCGGCGTTCGCGGAGTGGACCGACCACGACGCCAGCTACTCAGAGATCGCTCGGCATGTGATGCGGCTGCCGGGCGGAGAATCGCATGCCACGCAAAGGTGA